The following proteins are encoded in a genomic region of Nicotiana sylvestris chromosome 4, ASM39365v2, whole genome shotgun sequence:
- the LOC104244340 gene encoding uncharacterized protein: protein MTFLKDDSDGVWIACGICEIDNGVCDHNQLFFVIEWGINRKIPSKKGIKMRRPHVSLLVCVDDLILCCRANKISIQLLLEKLNHFSEVSSLQANMEKSALYIAGVSKEFKEQILEELQFILGDLLFKHLGVPLYSKKLSIQQWMPLVEKITTRINCWTSKFLSYSGRMQLLKSVVFDMQTYWAQVFLLPKKIIKMITTVCGTFLWTGINEPSRRALVAWVTICKPKSAGGLNVLDLHYWNKPALCKLLWAITERKDTLWIQWVHSFYIKNRNVENMSTPKQACWIVKKIFDARDWLRQNNPNETLKTFASQVSSVLRSYTLPQDHNIRSATARD from the exons ATGACCTTTCTTAAGGATGATTCTGATGGAGTTTGGATTGCCTGTGGGATTTGTGAAATTGATAATGGAGTGTGTGACCACAATCAGTTATTCTTTGTTATTGAATGGGGGATTAACAGAAAGATTCCAAGCAAAAAAGGGATTAAGATGAGGAGACCCCATGTCTCCTTACTTGTTTGTGTTG ATGATCTGATACTATGTTGTAGAGCAAACAAGATTTCAATACAACTATTACTAGAGAAACTCAATCATTTTTCTGAGGTTTCAAGTCTGCAAGCTAATATGGAGAAGAGTGCACTGTATATTGCTGGGGTTTCTAAAGAATTTAAGGAACAAATACTAGAAGAATTGCAATTCATTCTGGGAGACCTTCTATTCAAGCATTTAGGTGTGCCGCTATATTCAAAGAAGCTGTCTATTCAACAATGGATGCCTCTGGTTGAGAAGATAACAACAAGAATCAACTGTTGGACATCAAAATTCTTGTCATACAGTGGGAGAATGCAACTGCTAAAGAGTGTGGTTTTTGATATGCAAACGTACTGGGCACAAGTTTTTTTACTGCCTAAGAAGATCATTAAGATGATAACTACAGTATGTGGAACTTTCCTATGGACCGGAATTAATGAACCTTCTAGGAGAGCATTGGTAGCTTGGGTCACTATATGTAAGCCAAAATCAGCAGGTGGACTTAATGTTTTGGACCTCCATTATTGGAATAAGCCTGCTCTGTGCAAGTTACTATGGGCTATAACTGAACGAAAGGATACTTTGTGGATTCAATGGGTTCACAGCTTCTACATCAAAAACAGAAATGTTGAAAATATGAGTACTCCAAAGCAGGCATGCTGGATAGTAAAGAAGATTTTTGATGCAAGGGATTGGCTTAGGCAGAATAATCCTAATGAAACTCTAAAAACTTTTGCAAGTCAAGTAAGTTCTGTATTAAGAAGTTATACACTGCCTCAAGACCACAATATCAGAAGTGCAACTGCAAGAGACTAA